GAGGGAGAGCTCGCGGCGCTGCTCGAGCGCATGGCCCAGCGCAAGGTAATGGGACTCGGCCTGGTCAACATGCCAGACGGGACGCCAATGACGAAGTTCATGATGCGCGGCGCCATGGATCGTGCGCGCGCCGCAGCAGCGGCCGCTCGGCCCGACTTGGCGGCGCGCATAAAGGAGTTCCAGTTCCGGGATCTGCGTGCGAAGGCCGCGACCGACAAAGACGAATCCGCAGGCATGACGGCCGCGCAGGAACAGCTCGGACACACAACGTCGACCATGACGCGCCAGTACGTTCGGCACCGGAAAGGCAAGCTGGTCAAGCCAACGAAATAGCGTTTTGCGGAAAGCCTACGCGATTGCGGAAAAAGGGGCATGGCTGAGCCGTGTTGCCGAAACCCGCTCCAGTGCTATAATCCCGCCCGGTACGCGGCCATGGCGAAATTGGTAGCCGCAGCAGACTTAAAATCTGCCGCCGAAAGGCGTGCCGGTTCGATTCCGGCTGGCCGTACCACTTTAGTTGAATCCTTGCATGGTGTAGCATGCGCACAGCAAACGCGACATGCGCAACACGAAGTGCAAGGACACGAATTGAACATCACGATTAACGACGAACTCCGTACGTACGTCGACCCCCTCACGCCCGCCGAACACGAAGCCCTGGAACGCAGCCTGCTCACCGAAGGGTGCCGCGAGGCGCTGATCCTGTGGCGCGACGTCCTGATCGACGGCCATAACCGCTACGCCATCTGCTCGCAGCATGGCATCCCTTTCCGCACGGTCCAGAACGACAGCTTCGATTCGATCGAAGACGTCAAGCTGTGGATGATCGACAACCAGCTGGCGCGCCGCAGCGTCACCGACTTCCAGCGTGGCCTGATGGCCCTGCGCAAGAAGGAAATCCTGGCCGCACGCGTGGTCCAGAAAAGCGACGACGAGCTGCAGACCGAAGCCGACCAGGCCGTCCCGTTCTCGCCGCCGTGGAATACGCGCCAGGAAGTGGCGCGCGCGGCGCGCGTGTCGGCCAATACCATCAGCCAGATCGAACGCATCCAGAAGGCCGCCGCGCCGGAACTGGTGGATGCGGTGCGCAGCGGCGCCATCTCGATCAGCTCCGCTGCCAACGTCGCCTCGCTGCCGCGCGAAGCCCAGGTGGCGGCCGTCGCCGGCGGCAAGAAGGAGCTGCAGCAGGCCGCGCGCCAGGTGCGCGAGCAGAAGAGCGCCGCCAAGCCCAAAAAGGACGTCGACACCGGCACGCCCGAGGAGCAGGTCAAGGCCCTCAAGGCCCAGGTCGCCGAGCTGAAGGACCGCGTCGCCACCCTCATCAACGAGAACGAGGTCCTGAAGCAGAAGCTGGTGCTGCTCGGCGAAGCCTGAGTCCGAGCAACGATAACGATAACGATAACGATAATCACCCTGGAGACACCACGATGCAGACTTCCCGCCTGATCGCCTCGACCCTCCTCGGCTGCGCCCTGGGCGCCTTCGCCGTGCTGCCCGTGCAGGCGGCGCAGGAGGCCGCCCGGCCCGCCGTGGCCGGCGCCGCGGCGGCCGCCTTCACGCCCGCCGAACTGGCGCGCCTGAAGCAGGCCGCCCAGCGCGTGACCATCCTGCGCGACAAGTGGGGCATCCCGCACGCCTTCGGCAAGACGGACGCCGATGCGGTGTTCGGCATGGTGTTCGCCCAGGCCGAGGACGACTTCAACCGGGTCGAACTCAACTACATCAATGCGATGGGGCGCCTGGCCGAGGTCGAGGGCGAGCGGGAGATCTGGCGCGACCTGCGCATGAAGCTCTACATCGATCCGGCCGACATGCAGGCCAGGTACGCGGCCAGCCCGGCCTGGCTGAAGAAGCTGATGAACGGCTGGGCCGATGGCCTGAACTGGTACCTGGCCAGCCACCCGCAGGTCAAGCCGAAGCTGCTGACCCGCTTCGAGCCCTGGATGGCGCTGGCCTTCAGCGAAGGCAGCATCGGCGGCGACATCGAATCGATCAACCTGAAGCAGCTGGAAGCCTTCTACGGCAAGCGTCCGGCGTCCGCGCCCGCCGCGCCCGCCGCGCCCACCGCGCTGGCCATGGCGGACCCGGGCAAGGGCTTCGATCCGGAGCCGCAGGGTTCGAACGGCTTCGCGATCGCGCCGCAGCGCAGCGCCGGCAAGCACGCGCTCCTGATGATCAATCCGCACACCTCGTTCTACTTCCGGCCGGAAGTCCACATGGTGAGCGAAGAAGGCCTGAACGCCTACGGCGCCGTGACCTGGGGCCAGTTCTTCATCTACCAGGGCTTCAACGAGCGCCTGGGCTGGATGCATACCTCGGGCGGCGGCGACGTCATCGACGAGTACCTGGAAACCGTGGTCGAGCGCGACGGCAAGTTCTTCTACAAGTACGGCGGCGAGGAACGCCCGCTGCGCAGCAAGACCATCGTGCTGCCTTACCGCACCGCGGACGGCATGCGCAGCCGCAGCGTCACTGCATGGTTCACGCACCACGGCCCGGTGATACGGGAAGAGGGCGGCAAGTGGGTGGCCGTGAAGATGATGGACGATCCGATGCACGCGCTCGAGCAGTCCTACGGCCGCACCAAGGCCCGCAGCTACGCCGACTTCCTGAAGGTAATGGAACTGCGCACCAACTCCTCGAACAATACCGTGTACGCGGATGCGGACGGCAATATCGCCTACTTCCACGGCAATTTCATTCCGCGCCGCGACCCGCGCTTCGACTGGACCCGTCCGGTCGACGGCAGCGATCCGACCACCGAGTGGAAGGGCCTGCACGAGGTCAAGGAGACCGTTACCGTCTTCAATCCGAAGAGCGGCTATATCTCGAACACCAACAACTGGCCCTGCACCGGCTTCGGTGAAAGCAGCCCGGACTGCAAGTCCTATCCGGCGTACATGTGGTCGCTGCCGCAGAACGCGCGCGGCATCCACGCCGAACGGGTGCTGCACGACGCGCGCGACCTGACCCTGGACGGCCTGATCGGCAAGGCCTACGACTCCTACCTGACGGCCTTCGAGCCGCTGGTCCCGGCCCTGCTGAAGGACTGGGACGCGCTGCCGCAAGGTGACGCCCTGAAGGCGCGCCTGGCCGACCAGGTGGCGCTGCTGCGCGGCTGGGACCTGCGCTGGTCGGTGGACTCGGCGCCGACTTCGCTGGCGGTCTACTGGGGCCAGGACATGGTGGCGCAGGCGGCCGCGCGCGCGCGCGCCGAACGCGTGCCGGTGGTCGACTTCATCCAGACCAGGCTCACGTCCGGGGAACGGCTGGCGTCGCTGGCGCGCGCCGCCGACCGGCTGCAGGCCGACTTCGGCAGCTGGAAGACGCCATGGGGCGAGATCAACCGCTTCCAGCGCCTCAGCGGCGAGGTCGACCAGCACTACGACGACAGCAAGCCCAGCATCCCGGTCGGCTTTACCTCGGCCAACTGGGGTTCGCTGGCGTCCTTCGGCATGACGGCGAAGCAGACCACGAAGCGCATCTACGGCGACCGCGGCAACAGCTTCGTGGCGGCCGTCGAGTTCGGCCCGCGTGTGCGCGCGAAGAGCATCCTGGCCGGCGGCGAGAGCAGCGACCCGAAGTCGCCGCACTTCAGCGACCAGGCGGAAATGTACAGCCGCGGGCAGTTCAAGGACGTGCTGTTCTACAAGGCCGACATCGAGAAGCAGCTGGAGCGCAAGTACCATCCGGGGCAGTAAGCCGTGCGCAAACTTTTATGCACCGCAAAGTATGCATAAAAGCCCTGTTGGCACGATTGCAAGCTCTTGTATTCCTGATATCTACTGGTGCCAGCCCAAGGCTGTCCGATCGATGTTCAACAGGAGTGCAATCGTGCGTACCACACTGTCCTTATTCAAATGCTGCTCCGCCGCGGCCCTGCTTTGCGCCGCCGCGGCTGCCCAGGCCGATATCACGGTCTACACCAGCCAGGCCGCTTTCCTGGCCGCGGTGCAGGCGCCGGGCGTCGACACCTACGACGACCTGACGATCATGAACTATGGCGAAAGCCTGGACCGGACCGCCGGCGCCTATGCTTATAACGTCTACTCGGCCACCGGCCTGTATGGCGCGGGCGGGCCCACGGATCACTGGCTGTCGAACAACACGGCCGTCAACCCGATCGTGTTCTCGCATTTCGGCGGCGGCGTGAGCGCCTTCGGCGGCAATTTCTTCGCCTCCGACGTGGCCGGCCAGTTCACCACCGGCAACCTGATCCTGACCGCGATCGACGGTTCGGTGGTGACTTACTCCCTGCAGAATCCCCTGACCACGGACTTCCTCGGCTTCGTCTCGGACACGCCGCTGGCCGCGGTGACGCTCGGCACCTTCGGCGAGATCGCCTGGCCGACCGCCAACAACGTCGTGCTGGCCGTGCCGGAGCCTAGCGCCTACGGCATGCTGCTGGCCGGCCTCGGTTTCGTTGGCCTGATGAGCCGCCGTCGCAGCTGAGCCTGTTGTAGCCGGTGCAGTGCAGCACCGCCCGGATCGGAATCTTCGGTCCGGGCGGTTTTCCATTGCCGGTCCGCTTGCTATAATTTTGCACCTTAACAAGTGGGACACAGGCAGGGCGCGCAGTGGCAAAACTCTATTTCAGATATTCGGCGATGAATGCCGGCAAATCCACCGCCTTGCTGCAGGTGGCCCACAACTACGAAGAGCAGGGCCAGAAGGTCAAGCTGTACACCGCGGCCATCGACGACCGCTACGGCGTCGGGCTGATCACCTCGCGTCTGGGGCCGCAGCGCGAAGTCGACGTGTTCGACAAGCAGACCGACTTCCTGGCCAGCGCGCCGGAGGTGGCCTGCGTGCTGGTCGACGAAGCCCAGTTCCTCACCAAGGAGCAGGTGGTGCAGCTGCACCGCCTGGCCCAGGTGCGCGGCGTGCCGGTGATCTGCTACGGCCTGCGCAGCGACTTCCGCGGCGATCCCTTCCCCGGCTCGGCTTACCTGCTGGCGCTGGCCGACGATATCGAGGAAATCAAGAACATCTGCACCTGCGGCAAGAAGGCGACCATGAACGTCCGCGTCGACGCCGAAGGCCGGCGCGTGCGCGAAGGCGAGCAGGTCAGCATCGGCGGCAACGAGAGCTACCGCCAGGCCTGCGGGCGCTGCTTCTACAAGGGCTGAGAGGGCGCACCGGGATGGTCGACATCCTGTTGTACCTGGCGCCGTCGCTGGCGCTGGCCTTCCTGATCTGGCTGGTGACCTCGCTGCACCCGCTGTTCTTCGTGTTCAGCGCGGCCGGCACCCTGTGCCACGAGCTGGCGCATTTTTCCGTCGGCCTGCTGCTGGGCGCGGAGCCGACCGGCTTCTCGATCGTCCCGCGCCGCACCGGGCGCACCTGGGAGCTCGGCTCCGTCACCTTCGCCAACCTGCGCTGGTATAACGCGGCCCCGGCTGCGCTGGCGCCGCTGCTGGTGCTGCTGGTCCCGCTCGCGGTGGCCTGGTGGCGCACCCGCGGCGCCTGGGGCTTCGGTCCGGCCGACCTGGCCATGACCCTGCTGCTGGCCCCGCAATTCCTGTCCTTCTGGCCCTCGCCGGTGGACTGGCGGCTGGCCGCGCGCAGCTGGCCGTGGCTGGTCATCCTGGCGGCGGCGGGCGCCATGTTCCTGTTCCGACCGAGTCTGTTTCAATTTGTAAAAGCGTGACCGCTGCGGGGCGGCTTCGACTTAAGCTCGGCTGAAGAAGCACACAGGCCGACTCTACGTCGTGCCGCTATCCTGTAGAATTGGTCGCATTCGCGGCCAAGTCCCATTTGGCCATAGCAGCCGCCTTAGCACATTCCGCCCGGAGAAACGAACAATGAAGAAGCAGATGTTGATGGTTGCGCTGGCGTTCGCCATGTCGGCCCACGTCGTGACGGCGCAGCCGGAAAAGGTCCAGACCAATGCGGCCCAGGCCAGTGTGCCCCAGCTGAAGCCGACCCCCGCCCAGACCCAGGCTGCGCTCTGGGCCTCGCGCGTGCTCGCCCGCTACCACTACAAGGCGATGCCGCTGGACGACGTGATGTCGGCCAAGATTTACGACAACTACTTCAAGACCCTGGACAGCGAAAAGCTGTACTTCACCCAGGCCGACCTCGACCAGTTCGCGCCGGCCCGCACCAAATTCGACGATGCGATCAACAACGAGGACCTGACCCTCCCGTTCCAGATCTATAACGTCTACCAGCAGCGCTTCAACGACCGCATGACCTATGCGCGCGAGCTGGTCCAGAAGGGCAATTTCGATTTCAGCGCCAACGAAACGCTGCAGATCGACCGCGAGAAGGCGCCCTGGGCCAAGAACGAAGACGAAGCCCGCGACCTGTGGCGCAAGCGCGTGAAGAACGACTGGCTGCGCCTGAAACTGGCGGGCAAGGACGACAAGGGCATCCGCGAGACCCTCGACAAGCGCTACGAGGGCTACCAGAGCCGCCTCAAGAAGCTGAACAACGAGGACGTGTTCCAGATGTTCATGAACGCCTACGCGACCGCGATCGAGCCGCATACCAATTACCTGGGTCCGCGCTCGGCCGAGAACTTCGACATCATGATGCGCCTGTCGCTGGACGGCATCGGCGCGGTGCTGCAGTCGCGCGACGACTATACCGTGATCCGCGAGGTCGTCCCCGGCGGCCCGGCCGACAAGTCCGGCAAGCTGAAGGTCGGCGACCGCATCGTCGGCGTGGCCCAGGGCAATGGCCCGTTCACCGACGTGATGGGCTGGCGCATCGACGACGTGGTGCAGCTGGTGCGCGGCGAGCGCAATTCCACCGTGCGCCTGGACGTGCTGCCGGCCGACGCCGGCCAGGACGGGAAGCACGTCACGATCCCGCTGGTGCGCCAGAAGATCAGCATGGAAGAACAGTCGGCCAAGAAGCAGATCATCGAAGTGAAAGATAACGGCGTCAAGCGCCGCATCGGCGTGATCTCGCTGCCGACCTTCTACCAGGACTTCGAGGCGCGCCGCAAGGGCGACAAGGACTTCAAGAGCGCCACGCGCGACGTGCAGCGCATCCTTGGCGAGCTGAAGAAGGACAAGGTCGACAACGTGCTGATCGACCTGCGCAACAATGGCGGCGGCTCGTTGATCGAGGCGGTCGAACTGACCGGCCTGTTCATCGACAAGGGGCCGGTGGTCCAGCAGCGCACCGCCGAGGGCCGCGTCGAGGTCGAAAGCGACACCAACGCCGGCCTGGCCTGGGACGGCCCGATGGGCGTGCTGATCAACCGCGGCTCGGCCTCGGCTTCCGAGATCTTCGCCGCCGCGATCCAGGACTATGGCCGCGGCATCGTGATCGGCGAGCCGAGCTTCGGCAAGGGCACGGTCCAGACCCTGATCAACCTCGACCGCTTCTCGCAGAACGACAAGATGAAGTATGGCGAGCTGAAGATGACGATCGCCCAGTTCTTCCGCATCAATGGCGGCACCACCCAGCTGCGCGGCGTGACGCCGGACATCAAGCTGCCGGTGACCTCCGACGCCGAGAATTTCGGCGAGTCGTCCTATGACAACGCGCTGCCCTGGGTGCAGATCAAGCCGGCGACCTACCTGCCGTCGGGCGACCTGAAGGAACTGCTCAGCCCGCTGCAAAAGCGTCACGACGCCCGCGTCGCCAAGGACAAGGAGTTCCGCGACATCGAGCAGGACATCGCGGAAGCCCTGAAGCTGCGCAAGGACAACGTGATCTCCCTGAACGAAACGGTGCGCCGCAAGGAGCGCGAGACCCAGGAAGCCAAGGCCCGCCTGCGCGAATCACGCCTGGCCGGCGCCGATGCCCAGGGCAAGGCCGACGAGCCGGTGGCCGGCCCCGGCAGCAAGGAGCAGCGCGACAAGGCGCCGAATCCGACCGCGCCGAAGAAGACCAACGTCGCGCTGAAGGGCGCGCCGCGCGCCGACGACGGTTTGCAGGGTGACGAGCGCAGCCTGGCGGCGGAGATCGCGGCCGAGAAGGCGGCCAAGAACGCCAAGGACGTGTACCTGCAGGAAGCTGCGCACATCCTGGCCGACGAAGCCGGCATGCTGAAGTCCGATACGCGGATGGCTTCGCGCACCATGCCATACATGTCTATGTTGAAACAAAATGGCAATTAATTAGTAGTTTTAAGACAACATCATATCTGCGTGCCGGGATGTTCCGGCAGCATCCTGAACGAGGCTTCTCCCTGGGGAAAGCCTCGTTTTCATTGATGCCTTCCAATTGAACATTGGCTTTTTTACGGCTGTGATACATTAACTCAGCAATTGTAGAAAAATTAATCTTCATCACTGAGCAAGGAGCGCAATATGACAACTCGTTATCTCATCGCTGCAGCCCTGATGGCCAGCGCTTGCGCTGCCCATGCGGACGTCGTTCCGACGAGCCAGGGCGGCGTCATCAACGGCAGTGACGTCTTGGTGCAGGCCCTGTACGAAAAGGTAAGCGCCAGCATCGGCAGCGATATGAAAGTTTCCCTGAAAAAGGGCGCTGATGGTGTCTACGTGACAGGTCTGAGCACGGCCAAGGCGGCCGCTTTGGCAGGTGACGGCATGTCCGTCATCGGCACACCGGATGGCTTCAAGATCGTCGACAACTCGTCCGTCAACAGCACTGTCGGGGGCGGCGCCAACGTGTCGTTGCCTATGGGAAGTGTCCCTGGGCCTAGCACCAACGCTGGCTCTCCCGCTGGGTCGAACTCGGGTTCGCCCGGCGGGTCGAACTCCGGCGTCGGCCTTGGCAGCGGTCCCGGCAACATGGGAAATGGTAATAGCAACGGCAACGGCAACGGCAACGGCAACGTCGGCGACATCGGCAATGGCAACGGCACCGGCAACGCCGGCGACATGGGCAGCGGCAGCGGCAGCGACAGCGGCCAGGGCCAGGCTGCAGCCGTCCCGGAACCGTCGACCATCGCGCTGATGCTGGCCGGTATGCTGGGCGTCGCCGGCCTCGGCCGTCGTCGCGCACGCTGATCCACAGGCAGTACGGCATCACCACAAAGCGGGCTTCGGCCCGCTTTTTTTTCGTCTACTTTTTCAGGTACAATCTTTGGAACGGTCGTGCTTTTTCCCGTGCGCCAAGAACAAGAGATAACAGGAGACACTGAATGGACCTGAACTATACAAGCGAAGACCTGGCCTTCCGCGACCAGGTGCGCGCCTTCCTGGAGGCCGAGCTGCCGTCCGAGCTGCAGCACAAGGTGCTCAACCACCTGCGCCTCGGCAAGGAGGACTACGTCCGCTGGCACAAGATCCTGGCGCGCCAGGGCTGGGTCGCGCCGGGCTGGCCGGCGCAGTACGGCGGACCGGGCTGGACCCCGGCGCAGCGCCACATCTTCGAGGAAGAATGCGCGCGCGCCGGCACGCCGCCGATCATGCCTTTCGGCGTGAACATGGTGGCGCCCGTGATCATGGCCTTCGGCAGCGAGGAGCAGAAGGCATATTACCTGCCGCGCATCCTGTCCTGCGAAGACTGGTGGTGCCAAGGGTATTCGGAGCCGGGCGCGGGCTCGGACCTGGCCTCGCTGAAAACCACGGCCGTCCGGGACGGCGATCATTACATCGTCAACGGCCAGAAGACCTGGACCACGCTGGCCCAGCACGCCGACATGATCTTCTGCCTGGTGCGCACCGATCCGGGCGTGCGCAAGCAGGAGGGCATCTCCTTCCTCCTGATCGACATGCACAGCCCCGGCATCACGGTGCGGCCGATCGTCATGCTCGACGAAGACCATGAGGTGAACGAAGTCTTCTTCGACAACGTGCGCGTCCCGGCCGCCAACCTGGTCGGCCAGGAGAACCGCGGCTGGACCTATGCCAAGTACCTGCTGGGCCACGAGCGCACCGGCATCGCCGCCGTGGGCCGTTCCAAACGCGAGCTGGCGCGCCTCAAGCGCATGGCCGGCCGCGAGCGCAAGAACGGCCGTCCGCTGATCGAGGACCCGCTGTTCGGCGCCAAGGTGGCGGCCCTGGAGATCGAACTGATGGCGCTGGAGACCACCGTGCTGCGCGTGCTGGCCCAGGCCGCCAAGGCGCCCGGTCCCGAGGCGTCCGTCCTGAAGGTGCGCGGCACCGAGATCCAGCAGGGCCTCACCGAACTGATGGTAGAAGCCGCCGGCCCGATGGCCTTGCCCTTCGACCCAGCCTACCTCGAAGGCGAGGCCGAACACAGCGTCTTCGACGACGATTTCGCCGCGCCGCTGCTGGCGCATTACTTCAACTACCGCAAGACCTCGATCTACGGCGGGTCGAACGAGATCCAACGCAACATCATCTCCCAGATGATCCTGGGCCTGTAAGGAACGGAGACCATGAATTTCGATTTCAAGGAAGAGCAGCTGCAACTGGCCGACGCCCTCAAGCGCTGGATCGCGCGCGACTACGGTTTCGAAGCGCGCCGCGAGATCGTCCGCTCGGCAAGCGGCGTGTCGGAACAGGCCTGGGCCACCATCGCCGAATTGGGCCTGACCGCGCTGCCGGTGCCGGAAGAGCAGGGTGGTTTTGCCGGCGACGCCGTCGACATGTTCGTCGTGATGCAGGAGCTGGGCCGCGGCCTGGTGGTCGAACCGTATTTCGCGACCGTGCTGGGCGCCGAGTTCCTGCGCCTGGGCGGCGGCCATGGCGCGCTGCTGGAGCGCGTCGCGACCGGCGAGCTGAAGCTGGCCTGCGCGCTCGGCGAGCGTCAGTCGCGCCACGACATGCGCGACATTGCCCTTCGTGCCGAAGCGGACGGCGAGGGCTGGCGCCTGAGCGGCGAAAAGAAAGTGGTGCTGCACGGCGCGCAGGCCGGCGTATTGGTGGTGTCGGCGCGCAGCGGCGGCGTCCAGCGCGACGAGGATGGCATCGCCCTGTTCGCGGTGCCGGCCGATGCGCCCGGTTTGCAGCTTACCGAATACCGCATGCTGGACGGCCAGCGCGCCGCCGACCTGCGCCTCGACGGCCTGCGGGTCGGACCGGAGGCCGCGATCGGCCGGCCGGGTGCCGGCTGGGACATCCTCGAAGCCGCGCTCGACTACGGCGCCGGCCTGCTGTGCGCCGAAGCCGTGGGCGCGATGGATGCGCTGTTCGCCGCCACCCTCGACTATCTCAAGACGCGCCAGCAGTTCGGGGTCCCGATCGGCAAGTTCCAGGCCCTGCAGCATCGCATGGCCGACATGTACATCCACCTCGAGCAGGCCCGTTCGATGGCCCTGCTGGCGGCGGTGCGCCTGCGCGGCAGCGACGCGGCGGCGCGCCGCCAGGCGGTGTCCGCGGCCAAGTACCGGGTCGGCCAGGCGGCGCGCTTCGTCGGCCAGCAGGCGGTCCAGCTGCACGGCGGCATGGGCGTCACCGACGAACTGCCGGCCGCGCATTACTTCAAGCGTTTGAGCACGATCGAACTGAGCCTCGGCGATGCCGACCACCACCTGGCGCGCTTCATGGCGCAGCCTGGCTTCACGGGAGCCGCAGCATGAGCCTTGAATGGTATTTCGAAGACTTCTTTGCGGGCCAGGAGATCGATCTCGGCACCTGCAACGTCACCGAAGACGAGATCATCGACTTCGCGACCCGCTTCGACCCGCAGCCCTTCCACGTCGACCGCGAGGCGGCGGCGCAGTCGATCTACGGCGGCGTGATCGCCAGCGGCTGGCACACCTGCAGCATGATGATGCGGCTGGTGGTCGACGGACTGATGGCGAAGTCTTCCAGCATGGGCTCGCCCGGCCTGGACGGCGTGCGCTGGCTGGCGCCGGTGCGCGCCGGCGACACCCTGAACGTGCGCTACCAGACCACCCAGGTCAAGGCCTCGAATTCGAAGCCCGATCGTGGCGTGGTGTGGTCGAAGTGGGTGGCCGTCAACCAGCACGGCGAGACCGTCTGCACCGTCGAAGGCATGGGGATGTTCAGGCGTCGCGCCTTGCCCTGAGCGCTCTGCTAGACGCTTTTTGAGCCGGCGGCGAGGCGGTAGCAGTTGCGCCCGCCCGCCTTGGCCTGGTACAGCAGGGCGTCGGCCGCCTGGACCAGGTCCACGGGCTTGTGCTGGTCGCCCGGCACCAGCGAGGCGATGCCGATGCTGACCGTCAGGCGCTGGCTGGTGGGCGAGGCGGCGTGCGGCAGGTCCAGCATCTCGAGTTCGTGCATCAGGCGCCGCGCGACGCCGGTGGCGCCCTGTTCGTCGAGCTGGGGCAGCAGGATCGTGAATTCCTCGCCGCCGTAGCGCGCCACCAGGTCCTGGCTGCGGGCGGCGGCGCGCCGCATCGCGCCGGCCACCTGGACCAGCGTGCCGTCGCCGGCCGGGTGGCCGTAATGGTCGTTGTACAGCTTGAAGTGGTCGATGTCGACCATCAGCAGCGACACCGGCAACCGGGAGCGTCCGCAGCGCCGCCATTCCATCTCGAGGCGCTCGTCGAAGGCGCGGCGGTTCGCGACCCCGGTCAGGGAATCGGTCAGGATCAGGGCGCGCAGGGCGTCGCGCTGGCGCTTCACGGTCAGCTGGGTGCGCACCCGTGCGCGCACCACCGCGGCGTTGACCGGCTTGCTGATGAAGTCGGCCGCGCCGGCGCCGAGGGCGCGGGTCTCGTCCTCGGGCGAGCTGAGCGCGGTGACGAAGATGACCGGGATGTCGCTGGTCTCGGCGCCCGCGAACAGCTCGCGGCACACGGCGTAGCCGTCCATGCCCGGCATGACGGCGTCCAGCAGGATCAGGTCGGGATGCTGGGTGCGGGCGATCTCGAGCGCGCGCGGGCCATCCATCGCGAACAGCACTTCATGCTCGTCCTGCAGGGCGGCGTGCAGGATCTGGATGTTTTCCATCGCGTCGTCGACCACCAGGATGCGGCCATTGTCGGCCATATCGGTCCAGCTCATCCATCCTCCTTGTTTCCCAGGTTCGCGACGATCTCTCCCACCAGGCCGGCCGCCGCCTCGAAACGCAGCGTGGCGACCGCCTCCGCCAGCGGCGCCACTGCTGCCGGGGCCAGGCGGGCGAGGGCAGGGCGCAGCGATTCGAACTGCGCCATGGCCTTCATGTTGTTATTCTGTAGCAAATCGCGTAAATGCGCCAACGCGTCCTGGAGCGAGGGCTGTTCAATTTCACCCTCGGCAAGATCGCCCGGCGGCGCCTCGGCGGGGACCTCGGCCGGCAGCTCGCGCGCCGCCTCGAGCACGGTCGCCAGCGCGGATTCCAGCCGCGCCAGGCGCAAGGCCAGCGCCGACTCGTCCTCGCCCCGCAGTGCCTGCTCGAGCGCGAGGGATTGGCTGGCGACTTCGGTGGCGCCGAGATTGGCTGCGACCCCGCGCAGGCGGTGCATCAGCTGGCCGGCGCCCGTCCGGTCGCCGCTCGCCAGCAGGCCGCGCACCTCGTGCACCACGCCGCCCTGCGAACGCTCGAAGCGCCGGAGCACGGTGGCGAAGCCGGCGAAACTGCCGCCGAAGCGCGGCAGGGCGGCTTTCAGGTCGATCCCTGGCAAGAAGGCCGGCAGCAGTTCCGGCGCCGGCGCTTCGCCGGCCTGTTGTTCGTGGCCGGCCTCGCCGCGTCCCGTCAGGCGGCGCAGTACGCTCACCAGCTCGTCGACGTCGATCGGCTTGGCGAGGTAGCCGTCCATGCCGGCCTGCAGCGCGCGCCGGCGGTCCGCTTCCATCGCATTCGCGGTCATCGCCAGGATCGGCAGGTCGGCGTAGCCCATCGCGCGGATCGCGCCGGTGGCCTCGAAACCGTCCATCACCGGCATCTGCAGGTCCATCAGCACGGCGTCGAAGTGGCGGGTGCCGTCGGCCAGCATGCTGACCGCGAGCTGGCCATTGCCCGCGAAGTCGACGCTGGCGCCGGCATGCACCAGCACATAGTTGGCCACTTCCTGGTTCAGCAGGTTGTCTTCGACCACCAGCACGCGCAGGCCTGCGAGGCGGCCGCCGAGCGGCGCGGCGGACGGCTGCGCGGCAGGGGCCCCGCCTTCCGACAGGGCCGCCAGCGTGTCGAGCAGCGCGCCC
This window of the Massilia sp. WG5 genome carries:
- a CDS encoding diguanylate cyclase, which produces MSWTDMADNGRILVVDDAMENIQILHAALQDEHEVLFAMDGPRALEIARTQHPDLILLDAVMPGMDGYAVCRELFAGAETSDIPVIFVTALSSPEDETRALGAGAADFISKPVNAAVVRARVRTQLTVKRQRDALRALILTDSLTGVANRRAFDERLEMEWRRCGRSRLPVSLLMVDIDHFKLYNDHYGHPAGDGTLVQVAGAMRRAAARSQDLVARYGGEEFTILLPQLDEQGATGVARRLMHELEMLDLPHAASPTSQRLTVSIGIASLVPGDQHKPVDLVQAADALLYQAKAGGRNCYRLAAGSKSV